The genomic interval TAACAAATAGCATAAAATTTTAATAAATTAGCTGTAAAACTATTTAAGTCAGGGGATGTTGATTAATGAAAGCATTAAGATGGCATAATCAAAAGGATATTCGACTAGAAAACATAGAGGAACCTAAAGTGGCACCAGGCAAAGTAAAGCTTAAAGTAAAATGGTGTGGAATCTGTGGAAGTGACTTACATGAATATTTAGGTGGGCCTATCTTTATACCAGTGGATCAGCCACATCCTTTAACAAATGAAGTAGCGCCAGTTACATTGGGACATGAATTCTCAGGAGAAATTGTGGAAATTGGAGAAGGGGTAACTGATTATCAAGTGGGCGATCGTGTGGTTGTTGAACCTATTTTTGCTACACATGGTCATCAGGGAGCTTATAATTTAGATGAGAATATGGGATTCCTTGGATTAGCAGGCGGAGGAGGCGGTTTCTCCGAATATGTGTCTGTTGATACAGAATTACTACATAAATTGCCAGATGAGTTATCATATGAGCAGGGAGCATTAGTAGAGCCTTCTGCTGTAGCTTTGTACGCTGTTCGTTCTAGTAAAGTACAGGCAGGGGATACAGCAGCTGTTTTTGGATGTGGTCCAATTGGGTTATTAGTAATTGAAGCATTAAAAGCTGCAGGAGCAACAGATATTTATGCAGTGGAATTATCTCCGGAGCGTCAAGCAAAAGCAGAAGAGCTTGGAGCTATCATTGTTAATCCAGCTGATTATGATGATGTCGTTGCAGAGCTTGTTCGCCGTACAAATGGTGGCGTAGATGTATCCTTTGAAGTAACGGGAGTACCAGTAGTATTAAAACAGGCTATTCAATCTACTAAGATTGCAGGAGAAACAGTTATTGTTAGTATTTGGGAGAAAGGTGCAGAAATTCTTCCTAATGATATTGTCATTAAAGAACGCACTATTAAAGGGATTATTGGTTATCGAGATGTATTTCCAAGTGTGTTGAATTTAATGAGAAAAGGATATTTTTCAGCAGATAAATTAGTGACGAAGAAAATTAAGCTAGATGATGTAATTGATGAAGGCTTCCAATCCTTGATTTCAGAAAAAAATCAGGTGAAGATTTTAGTGAGTGCGGAATAATCATATCATATTGGCCTGTTATAAATAGTAAAATTCCATTTAAATGGAGAAATACCCATATTTCCATAAAAATAAGAGGAGATTTTCCGTTTAAGGTTATCCCAATCTTTAGATATTGTTTTAAATAGAGTAGTTATCGAAATATATCCCGCCTATGATTTCAAGAAAATCAACAATGATTAATAATAGAACTAATATATTAAAAGTAAGGATGGCTAATTATAAAAAGGGCTGTCCTTATTTTTTTGTAACAAAAAAGTCAGCGGTTTTAACGCTGACTAATGATATTCTTATTCTACTGCCTCATTCATTTTCGTTGGACCAGTTTGTTCCTCTGTTTCCTTTGGAGGAACAGCACGTTTTACAAATGCTGCTAGAATAAGGGCAATGATAACAATTCCGACTGAAATAAGGAAAGCGTCATTTATTCCTTCAAGCATTGCTTGCATTCCCAGCTGCTCCTGCATAGTAG from Niallia sp. FSL W8-0635 carries:
- a CDS encoding 2,3-butanediol dehydrogenase, producing MKALRWHNQKDIRLENIEEPKVAPGKVKLKVKWCGICGSDLHEYLGGPIFIPVDQPHPLTNEVAPVTLGHEFSGEIVEIGEGVTDYQVGDRVVVEPIFATHGHQGAYNLDENMGFLGLAGGGGGFSEYVSVDTELLHKLPDELSYEQGALVEPSAVALYAVRSSKVQAGDTAAVFGCGPIGLLVIEALKAAGATDIYAVELSPERQAKAEELGAIIVNPADYDDVVAELVRRTNGGVDVSFEVTGVPVVLKQAIQSTKIAGETVIVSIWEKGAEILPNDIVIKERTIKGIIGYRDVFPSVLNLMRKGYFSADKLVTKKIKLDDVIDEGFQSLISEKNQVKILVSAE